The Chloroflexota bacterium genome contains a region encoding:
- the modA gene encoding molybdate ABC transporter substrate-binding protein yields the protein MRQSRILFIGLLVACQSVSFPLNPQSASGPTAAKQGGEIIISAAADLHAAFTEIGVAFEKETGTRAMFNFGSTGQLAQQIAQGAPVDLFAAADRSYINDLAKRRIILSDTVQLYARGRITLWTREDSAWQLQSLTDLTRPEVKRVAIANPEHAPYGLAAREALQNAGVWDTVQPKLVFGENVAQTKQLADTGNVDAAIIALSLSVGVKGRWTLIPQELHSPLDQALGVVTRAKNERGARAFIEFVNSPAGRTVMAKHGFILPDEEKRMPK from the coding sequence ATGAGACAATCCAGAATTCTTTTCATCGGTTTACTCGTTGCCTGTCAGTCGGTATCCTTTCCGCTCAATCCTCAATCCGCCTCTGGACCGACAGCGGCAAAACAAGGTGGAGAAATTATCATCTCCGCCGCCGCTGATTTGCATGCCGCATTCACCGAAATCGGCGTTGCGTTTGAAAAAGAAACCGGCACGCGCGCTATGTTCAACTTTGGTTCGACCGGGCAATTGGCGCAACAAATCGCGCAAGGCGCGCCGGTGGATCTGTTCGCGGCGGCGGATCGTTCATACATCAACGATCTAGCCAAACGCCGCATCATCCTTTCCGATACGGTGCAACTCTACGCGCGGGGACGCATTACGTTGTGGACGCGTGAAGACAGCGCTTGGCAGTTGCAATCACTCACCGATCTCACGCGTCCCGAGGTCAAACGCGTCGCGATTGCCAACCCGGAGCACGCGCCGTATGGCTTGGCGGCGCGCGAAGCATTACAGAATGCTGGGGTGTGGGACACGGTTCAACCCAAACTGGTCTTTGGCGAAAACGTGGCTCAGACCAAGCAGTTGGCGGACACCGGCAATGTGGATGCCGCTATCATCGCGTTATCCCTCAGCGTTGGCGTGAAAGGACGCTGGACACTCATTCCACAGGAATTGCACAGCCCGCTCGACCAAGCCCTGGGCGTCGTCACACGCGCTAAGAACGAACGCGGGGCACGCGCGTTTATCGAATTTGTCAACAGTCCAGCCGGGCGTACGGTGATGGCAAAGCACGGATTCATTCTGCCCGACGAAGAAAAGCGAATGCCGAAATGA
- a CDS encoding PadR family transcriptional regulator, with protein sequence MRQDKTARFALLGLLVDEAHHGYDLYQHFTDPAGLGQVWHLGMSQMYADLKTLEASDFVKATVEQQDSRPAKKVFALTPAGRAAFREWMATPSRGLREMRVEFIVRLFFARREGRRAVTALIERQDQALRAELARWQVERSTEALDDFGQLVRAFRLNQTQAALTWLKSLRNSTPRR encoded by the coding sequence ATGCGCCAAGACAAGACGGCGCGTTTTGCCCTGCTCGGACTCCTCGTGGATGAAGCACACCACGGCTACGACCTCTATCAACATTTCACCGATCCCGCCGGTCTGGGGCAGGTCTGGCATCTGGGAATGAGCCAGATGTACGCCGACCTCAAGACGCTCGAAGCCAGCGACTTTGTCAAAGCGACGGTGGAGCAACAGGACTCCCGCCCCGCGAAGAAGGTGTTCGCACTCACGCCCGCGGGACGTGCGGCATTTCGGGAATGGATGGCAACGCCCTCGCGCGGTCTGCGCGAGATGCGCGTCGAGTTTATCGTGCGTTTGTTTTTCGCTCGCCGCGAAGGTCGGCGTGCCGTCACCGCATTGATCGAACGCCAAGACCAAGCGTTGCGCGCGGAATTGGCGCGCTGGCAAGTCGAACGGTCAACCGAGGCGCTGGATGATTTCGGTCAACTCGTGCGCGCGTTTCGCCTTAACCAAACTCAAGCGGCGCTAACATGGCTCAAATCTCTCCGCAACTCAACGCCACGTCGTTGA
- a CDS encoding AAA-like domain-containing protein, with protein sequence MSTDPAIFKTRGPLDPDEDGAILVARPELTQVLRFARASQVDAYVALLSSRQTGKTTLLYQVSACLRSPGFAVVLIDLGSVQDQPEAQLYNFVARAMRQELLPKADPKATLPTTAVEFQNFMLETARRVTAMRILLLLDEVEAVPAKLSDGFFGTFRSVFSTRHKEPAFEKYLVVLSGAKELSRLTSGSNSPLNIAERVYLQDFTRAGVEKLTENFQRLGLVIPPETATWIHARTGGHPYLTQKLCAMIAERQPKTLSQEMVERCAQDLLRGDDHLEKMIVDIESEPNSKNMLGRIVAGDAVPFSRLNPQLARLELTGAIRDAGQCVVRNQIYDEAFKRLYQIGGGARTARTLFMRAKPVVLVLMALIIAINVPLMFFYLRDVMLGAHPVNQVFAPEGWNIYTLIRYDDVLRPNAPVTITVDLEHTRALTPVVVVLRENAPDMVVLGEHQKRFATERRTETFSFFLNQRELPYNPFAPATETRRVDLIFQSESPGRPPQTQSAEFKVDYYSAFIKSVYVSLIGLIGLVTTWVGNLQKVKGALGGIQKIFKMIPQ encoded by the coding sequence ATGTCAACTGATCCGGCAATTTTCAAAACACGCGGTCCACTCGACCCGGATGAAGACGGCGCGATTTTGGTCGCGCGCCCGGAACTGACCCAGGTATTACGTTTCGCGCGTGCGTCGCAAGTAGATGCGTACGTCGCGTTGCTCAGTTCGCGTCAAACCGGCAAGACGACGCTGTTGTACCAAGTGTCCGCGTGCCTGCGCTCGCCCGGGTTTGCGGTCGTGTTGATTGATCTGGGCAGTGTACAGGATCAACCCGAAGCGCAACTCTACAACTTTGTGGCGCGCGCGATGCGCCAGGAATTACTACCCAAGGCGGATCCCAAGGCGACCTTGCCGACGACCGCGGTCGAGTTCCAAAACTTTATGCTCGAAACGGCGCGCCGCGTGACCGCCATGCGCATCTTGCTGTTGCTCGACGAAGTGGAAGCCGTGCCTGCCAAATTATCCGACGGATTTTTTGGCACGTTTCGTAGCGTGTTCTCCACGCGGCACAAGGAACCGGCGTTCGAAAAATATCTCGTCGTCTTGTCGGGCGCGAAGGAGTTGAGCCGCTTGACGAGCGGCAGTAACTCGCCGCTCAATATCGCCGAGCGAGTCTATCTCCAGGATTTTACGCGCGCCGGCGTGGAAAAACTCACCGAGAATTTTCAACGGCTCGGTTTGGTAATTCCGCCGGAAACCGCCACGTGGATTCACGCGCGCACCGGCGGGCATCCGTACCTCACGCAAAAACTGTGCGCGATGATTGCCGAACGTCAGCCCAAGACGTTGAGCCAAGAGATGGTGGAGCGGTGCGCGCAAGATTTGTTGCGCGGCGACGATCATCTCGAAAAAATGATCGTGGACATCGAGAGCGAGCCGAACTCGAAAAATATGCTTGGCAGAATCGTGGCGGGCGATGCCGTGCCGTTCAGCCGGCTCAATCCGCAGCTTGCGCGCCTGGAATTGACCGGCGCGATTCGCGATGCGGGTCAGTGCGTTGTGCGGAACCAAATCTACGATGAAGCGTTCAAGCGGTTGTATCAAATCGGCGGCGGCGCGCGCACGGCGCGCACGTTGTTCATGCGCGCCAAACCCGTGGTGCTGGTTTTGATGGCGCTGATCATTGCAATCAATGTGCCGTTGATGTTTTTTTATCTACGCGATGTTATGCTTGGCGCGCACCCGGTCAACCAGGTATTTGCGCCGGAGGGGTGGAATATCTACACGTTGATTCGCTATGATGACGTGCTTCGTCCGAATGCGCCGGTGACCATCACGGTAGACCTGGAACACACGCGCGCGCTGACGCCGGTCGTGGTCGTGTTGCGCGAAAATGCCCCGGACATGGTAGTGCTCGGCGAGCATCAGAAACGGTTTGCGACCGAGCGGCGCACGGAAACCTTTTCGTTTTTTCTTAATCAGCGCGAACTGCCCTACAATCCGTTTGCGCCGGCGACCGAGACGCGGCGCGTGGATCTGATTTTTCAGAGCGAGTCGCCCGGGCGTCCGCCGCAGACGCAGAGCGCCGAGTTCAAAGTGGATTATTATTCGGCGTTCATCAAATCGGTGTACGTAAGTTTGATCGGCTTGATTGGTTTGGTGACGACCTGGGTGGGCAATCTCCAAAAAGTCAAAGGCGCGCTCGGGGGAATTCAAAAAATCTTCAAGATGATTCCGCAGTAA